Genomic window (Granulicella arctica):
CAGTTGTCCCTTCATTTAGGGTCTTCAAGCCGTAGGCAAAACCTGCTGAACTCTGAAAGTGCAAAGACTATTCACGATGTTTCCGGCTGGACCGCCGGGTGCCGGATTGATTCTCTTGCGTCTTTGCGCAACAGCGATGGTAGTAGGTTACGCTCTCTGCGTTGGAGGAACGGTCCCGAACTGGGTCTTTTTCGTCCTTTGGCCGGTCGCAGGCTTCCTAGTCGCGGGGCTGATGACACCGTTTGCTTGTGCAGCGGCATTAGCTTTGCAAATGACCGTCGCGTGGGAGACAGGGTTCGGTGGCCTTCCCTGCTGTGTTCTCGGAGTGCTGCTTATCATAGCCGTTCTGTTGCTGGGACCCGGTGCCTATTCGCTTGACGCACTGTGGTTCGGGCGTCGAAGAGTGACTGTCTCGCGCGGTTAGATAGTCCGCAAAGCTTCAGACATGGATTTGTACTGAGACCGCAGCTAAGCGAACATTAGCCCAAAAGGGCCCACGTTCAGCGGCCCAATCTGGTCTTTGCCACATAGATATTTGCACCTAGGCTTGCAACTGAAAGCACACCTTTCCAAGCAGCGACTTTTAGAACGCAAAGAGGAGACAGACTGATGAAGGCTAGCAACGCTCTTTTCACACCGACGGCACTTGGGGCTCTGCGATTGAAGCACCGCGTCATCATGGCGCCTCTTACCCGTTCGCGTTCAGTTCAGCCTGATTCCGTTCCAGGTGATCTGATGCGTGAGTATTACGAACAACGTGCATCGGACGGCGGACTCATTATCACGGAGGCGACGAACATTTCGTTGACCAGCCGTGGTTGGCTCGGTGCCCCGGGGCTTTACTCCGATACCCAAGTTGAGGGGTGGAAGAAGGTGGTGGGTGCCGTCCATGCCAAAGGCGGCCTTATGGTCGCGCAATTGTGGCACAGCGGTCGCTCCTCCCATACGTCCATGACTGGCGGAGCCACCCCAGTGTCGGCTTCTGTCGACTCTAAGTATTGGGAAAACCCCAACCATCTTGTATCTATCCCTGGAGGCTGGGTTCAGCCATCCCCCCATCGTGCCCTAGCGGTGGATGAAATAGCCGGAATCGTTGAGGACTACCGTGAAGCGGCTGAGCATGCGATGTCCGTCGGATTTGACGGGGTTGAACTACATGCCGCCAATGGATACTTGGTGGATCAGTTCTTGCAGGACGGAAGCAATAAGAGAACCGATGAATACGGCGGTTCGCTTGAGAATCGCACGCGGATGCTGTCGGAGATCGTACGTGCGTTGATTTCGGTATGGGGAGCAGATCGAGTTGCCGTTCGTATCGGACCCTGGGGAACTTGGAACGGTATGTCCGACAGCAATCCAGACGCTCTCTTCGCACACGTCGCTAAAGATCTGAATGAGTTTGGTCTTGCCTACCTGCATCTGATTGAGC
Coding sequences:
- a CDS encoding alkene reductase yields the protein MKASNALFTPTALGALRLKHRVIMAPLTRSRSVQPDSVPGDLMREYYEQRASDGGLIITEATNISLTSRGWLGAPGLYSDTQVEGWKKVVGAVHAKGGLMVAQLWHSGRSSHTSMTGGATPVSASVDSKYWENPNHLVSIPGGWVQPSPHRALAVDEIAGIVEDYREAAEHAMSVGFDGVELHAANGYLVDQFLQDGSNKRTDEYGGSLENRTRMLSEIVRALISVWGADRVAVRIGPWGTWNGMSDSNPDALFAHVAKDLNEFGLAYLHLIEPRVSGSDDVQTAGGLAAERLRPLFKGKMIAAGGFEPDTAERVVSDGILDAVAFGRHFVSNPDLPKRVAEHLELTPYDRSTFYTFDEVGYTDYPVYAAVAAAV